Proteins from a genomic interval of Parvivirga hydrogeniphila:
- a CDS encoding redox-sensing transcriptional repressor Rex, translated as MSSPPAEIPAGVIERLPVYLGALIQLRHEGRTTVSSARLGELTGINPTQIRRDLTRFGSFGKRGVGYDIALLVDSIQRILGADHVHRLALIGAGNLGSAIAGYDGLKQHGFYVTAVFDNDPKKVGTRIGDVVVRHVDELPRVAADQNIRIAVLAVPPEAAQQAADLVCNAGIKIILNYTPALVSVPPGVRLHNTDPVLELLHTLYYLSRAEGTDKV; from the coding sequence ATGTCTTCCCCGCCAGCAGAGATTCCAGCAGGCGTGATCGAACGGTTGCCCGTCTACCTTGGAGCTCTCATACAGCTCAGACACGAAGGTCGCACGACGGTGTCCTCGGCGCGGCTCGGCGAGCTCACCGGGATCAATCCAACGCAGATCCGTCGGGACTTGACGCGGTTCGGCTCGTTCGGTAAGCGCGGCGTCGGGTACGACATCGCGCTTCTCGTCGACAGCATCCAGCGGATACTCGGTGCCGACCATGTGCATCGGCTGGCCCTTATCGGCGCGGGGAATCTCGGCTCTGCGATCGCTGGATACGACGGGTTGAAGCAGCACGGCTTCTACGTCACGGCCGTGTTCGACAACGATCCCAAGAAGGTCGGCACGCGCATCGGCGACGTGGTCGTCCGGCACGTCGACGAGCTGCCGCGCGTCGCGGCGGACCAGAACATCCGGATCGCCGTGCTTGCCGTTCCGCCCGAGGCCGCGCAGCAAGCGGCGGATCTCGTGTGCAATGCCGGGATCAAGATCATCCTCAACTACACCCCGGCGCTCGTGAGCGTCCCGCCGGGGGTCAGGCTTCACAACACGGATCCCGTGCTCGAACTGCTGCACACGCTGTACTACCTCTCGCGGGCGGAGGGGACGGACAAGGTCTAG
- a CDS encoding twin-arginine translocase TatA/TatE family subunit, which translates to MAAFGLPMGGELWVILIIVLVLFGPSQLPKLAKMFGESAKALKEGLQEGLDEDETKSEPAKSEEKSSEKTE; encoded by the coding sequence ATGGCTGCATTCGGTCTACCCATGGGCGGAGAGCTCTGGGTCATCTTGATCATCGTGCTCGTCCTGTTCGGACCATCGCAGCTCCCGAAGCTTGCGAAGATGTTCGGGGAATCCGCGAAGGCCTTGAAAGAAGGGCTGCAGGAGGGTCTGGACGAGGACGAGACCAAGTCGGAGCCTGCGAAGTCCGAAGAGAAGAGCTCTGAGAAGACGGAGTAG
- the greA gene encoding transcription elongation factor GreA, with translation MHEEVVLTPEGQARLEAELHHLETVRRREVGERIKEAKEFGDISENSEYDDAKNEQAWVESRIAEINAILSHATVLEAPKKSSKVVLGSRVELKDRATGETHVFTVVGSAEADPSNAKISNESPVGQAIMGKKKGEVVTVTTPRGSVIEYEILSIKN, from the coding sequence ATGCACGAAGAAGTCGTGCTGACCCCCGAAGGCCAGGCACGTTTGGAGGCCGAGCTTCACCACTTGGAGACCGTGCGCCGGCGCGAGGTCGGCGAGCGGATCAAGGAGGCCAAGGAGTTCGGCGACATCTCGGAGAACTCCGAGTACGACGACGCGAAGAACGAGCAGGCGTGGGTGGAGAGCCGCATCGCGGAGATCAACGCCATCTTGTCTCACGCGACCGTGCTCGAGGCGCCGAAGAAGAGCAGCAAGGTCGTGCTCGGCTCGCGCGTGGAGCTCAAGGACCGCGCCACAGGAGAGACGCACGTCTTCACCGTCGTCGGCTCGGCGGAGGCCGATCCTTCCAACGCGAAGATCTCCAACGAGTCTCCCGTCGGGCAGGCCATCATGGGCAAGAAGAAGGGCGAGGTCGTCACCGTGACGACGCCTCGCGGCAGCGTCATCGAGTACGAGATCCTCTCGATCAAGAACTGA
- the lysS gene encoding lysine--tRNA ligase: protein MPDGNDISGLQADDPVAVRFAKMAAMRAAGDEPYKDRFDRTHTASELKTACADLASGESAGLEAAVAGRVMAKRDQGKIAFLVVRDGTGEIQLFCKADVMGVDRFRETLDAIDLGDWVGASGEVVRTRRGELSVVPAEIVVLSKSLRPLPEKFHGLTDVETRYRQRYVDLIANPEVRQTFEKRFQAIAAIRRYMESQGFLEVETPMLHPIPGGATARPFVTHHNALDMDLYLRIAPELYLKRLLVGGFERVFELNRSFRNEGISVRHNPEFTMLEAYQAFTNLEGMMRLAEGIVTSAAQAACGSLVVDYQGTRIDFTPPWPRRTLVDLTSEAAGKEVSFARSLDDLRGLCDEHGVAWEPGWGKGKLITELFEKLAEHSVTGPMFVTEYPLETSPLARKKPSEPDLTERFEVIVAGREIANAFSELIDPVDQRERFEAQARAKAGGDDEAMGYDEDYLRAMEYGMPPAGGLGVGIDRLVMLLTDSPSIRDVILFPHMRPEA, encoded by the coding sequence ATGCCGGACGGAAACGACATCTCGGGACTGCAAGCCGACGACCCCGTAGCCGTCCGGTTCGCGAAGATGGCGGCGATGCGGGCCGCTGGCGATGAGCCGTACAAGGACCGTTTCGATCGTACGCACACCGCATCGGAGCTCAAGACGGCGTGCGCGGATCTCGCCTCCGGAGAAAGCGCCGGCCTCGAAGCGGCGGTGGCGGGCCGTGTCATGGCCAAGCGCGACCAGGGGAAGATCGCCTTCCTCGTGGTGCGCGACGGCACGGGCGAGATCCAGCTGTTCTGCAAGGCCGACGTCATGGGCGTCGACCGGTTCCGCGAGACGCTCGACGCCATCGACCTCGGTGATTGGGTCGGTGCGTCAGGCGAGGTCGTCCGGACGCGGCGCGGCGAGCTGTCGGTGGTTCCTGCCGAGATCGTCGTCCTGTCCAAGTCCCTGAGGCCGCTGCCCGAGAAGTTCCATGGGCTCACGGACGTCGAGACCCGGTACCGGCAGCGCTACGTGGACCTCATCGCCAACCCCGAGGTGCGCCAGACGTTCGAGAAGCGCTTCCAGGCGATCGCTGCCATCAGGCGGTACATGGAGTCCCAGGGCTTTCTCGAGGTGGAGACGCCGATGCTCCACCCGATCCCCGGGGGCGCGACGGCGCGCCCGTTCGTGACGCACCACAACGCGCTCGACATGGACCTGTACCTGCGCATCGCGCCCGAGCTGTACCTCAAGCGGCTGCTCGTGGGCGGCTTCGAGCGGGTGTTCGAGCTCAACCGGTCGTTCCGCAACGAAGGCATCTCGGTGCGTCACAACCCTGAGTTCACGATGTTGGAGGCGTACCAGGCCTTCACGAACCTTGAGGGCATGATGCGCCTCGCTGAGGGCATCGTGACGTCGGCGGCGCAGGCCGCATGCGGATCGCTCGTGGTGGACTACCAGGGAACGCGGATCGACTTCACGCCGCCGTGGCCGCGCCGGACGCTCGTCGATCTGACGAGCGAGGCGGCGGGCAAGGAGGTGTCGTTCGCGCGGTCGCTCGACGACCTGCGCGGGCTGTGCGACGAGCACGGCGTTGCGTGGGAGCCGGGTTGGGGCAAGGGCAAGCTCATCACCGAGCTGTTCGAGAAGCTCGCCGAGCACTCGGTCACCGGCCCGATGTTCGTGACAGAGTATCCGCTCGAGACGTCGCCGCTTGCGCGCAAGAAGCCGTCCGAGCCGGACCTGACGGAGCGCTTCGAGGTGATCGTGGCGGGACGGGAGATCGCGAACGCGTTCTCCGAGCTCATCGATCCGGTGGATCAGCGCGAGCGGTTCGAGGCCCAAGCGCGAGCCAAGGCCGGGGGCGACGACGAAGCGATGGGCTACGA